One segment of Tamandua tetradactyla isolate mTamTet1 chromosome 13, mTamTet1.pri, whole genome shotgun sequence DNA contains the following:
- the LOC143653467 gene encoding olfactory receptor 2M3-like, producing MAWMNQNFSSDFILLGIFDHSPTHTFFFSLILGIFTVAFMGNTAMALLIHLDTHLHTPMYFLLSQLSLMDLMLICTTVPKMAFNYLSGKKSISLEGCGTQIFFYVSLLGAECFLLAVMAYDRYVAICYPLRYPILMSHKISGLMAASSWILGSLDGIIEVSIALSFTYCGSRVIPHFFCDVPALLTLSCTNTLTFQRMIFICCVIMLLFPVSVIITSYVRVMQAVILMGSGKGRRKAFATCSSHLTVVGLYYGSAMFIFMRPTSDHSPTQDKMVSIFYTILTPMLNPLIYSLRNKEVARAFVKVLGKGKSGE from the coding sequence ATGGCATGGATGAATCAGAACTTCAGCTCTGACTTCATTCTACTGGGAATCTTTGATCACAGCCCCACCCACACCTTCTTCTTCTCCCTAATCCTGGGCATCTTCACAGTGGCCTTCATGGGAAATACTGCCATGGCTCTTCTCATTCACCTGGACACCCAcctccacacacccatgtacttcctCCTCAGCCAACTATCCCTCATGGACCTCATGCTCATCTGTACCACAGTACCCAAGATGGCCTTCAACTACCTGTCAGGTAAGAAATCCATCTCTCTGGAAGGTTGTGGAACCCAGATATTCTTTTATGTGTCACTGCTTGGGGCTGAATGCTTCCTCTTGGCTGTCATGGCTTACGACCGCTACGTTGCCATTTGCTACCCATTAAGATACCCAATTCTCATGAGCCATAAAATCTCTGGTCTCATGGCTGCTTCTTCCTGGATTCTTGGCTCTCTTGATGGTATAATTGAAGTTTCCATTGCATTGTCTTTCACATATTGTGGATCCCGGGTAATACCCCATTTCTTCTGTGATGTCCCTGCCCTTCTCACTCTCTCATGCACTAACACCTTGACCTTTCAAAGGATGATATTTATCTGCTGTGTAATTATGCTTCTCTTTCCTGTGTCCGTTATTATCACTTCCTATGTTCGTGTTATGCAAGCTGTCATTCTCATGGGATCTGGGAAGGGTCGCCGCAAGGCTTTTGCCACCTGTTCTTCCCACCTTACGGTGGTAGGACTGTACTATGGATCAGCTATGTTCATATTCATGAGGCCTACTTCTGATCATTCTCCAACACAAGACAAGATGGTGTCCATCTTCTATACCATCCTCACACCCATGCTGAATCCACTCATCTACAGTCTCCGCAACAAAGAAGTGGCCAGAGCATTTGTGAAGGTTTTGGGGAAGGGTAAGTCTGGAGAGTAA